A single Candidatus Stygibacter australis DNA region contains:
- a CDS encoding helicase-related protein produces MLEEGSIILNLIEGESVKLTKIQRLGIMYSLKFIGTQSNLESNKIISKEELDSLEIIGKEGEYSFKGDPQKFKLYAEAERINSAYQFDPLFAVNCSIIDPLPHQVEAVYKYLLPLPKIRFLLADDTGAGKTIMTGLLIKELMLRKMLERILIITPGGLTKQWQEDEMALKFNINFKLVNRAAYQADPSIFVTSNRLITSIDFIRNDDIMNTIKETSWDMIVVDEAHKLSAFNYGNKRYRSKRYQVMEELSSQCDHLLLLTATPHRGRKDTFKNLLQLLDEDIFASDDLVTARVKKISKDGVNRFFIRRLKEEMKDWEGNPLFKPRHTKTTMYELTPDEKNLYDKVTEYLSRKRREASAESNIHVSLALMVMQRRLTSSIYAVMKTLKHRYTALNGLLEELAKNPGLWSQKQKIDITMETLDDFNELDDDERESLEAIFADPRKFKMFTTAKNIDEIKEEASQVKYLFELAEELYNSKREEQKLKKLRELFRSEGILDRNEKIVIFTEHKDTLEYLQDRLLNSGYTVVCIHGGMTVDERREAQNSFARDSQILLATDAAGEGINLQFCRLMINWDIPWNPNRLEQRMGRIHRYGQKQDVLVFNLVAQNTREGSVLKKLLFKLDMIREQLGDDRVYDVISDIFENVSMEDIFNTTFNGENTEYSEAIEEEFTEANIKEKIEEKKKELGFSEVDYSDARHLKEDSDENRLQPIYIKLFFEKAFAALGGKYSEVRESIYRIEEMPLEIREELKISYNIHVDLKQVLFCFDKNVFLEYQSLKDIGTAHYINPGNPVFDTLIKVIRNKFRDEMIKGTILISPDDKKNYFAYYVKSQISDKRRQGSEESVADERLFIVYGNSKDNLEITSPAKFLDLQEPSVYAKSIAAPQSESTEKIEEWCFNNYTLKQYDKVKTIVGNDAIQRKEYLREAFENIIIDLTGELNDLNSKILFGDPNVEEKIRRKQQRIIELGEKRQKRLNQIELMQQLNMKKPEVLGCAYIVPLTQLEYKNHYGMSRDDEVEEIAMQIAMQFEIENGWKPEDVSSENAGYDIRSLNEYEIKRYIEVKGRSFSGAVMLSENEWNRLSQLGNSAWLYIVINCKSKPELYRIQNPGQKLIFDLRSKGVQYYLAEREWQAGALPQGS; encoded by the coding sequence TTGTTAGAAGAAGGATCAATAATATTAAATCTGATTGAGGGTGAATCCGTAAAACTGACTAAAATCCAAAGATTAGGAATTATGTACTCATTAAAATTTATTGGAACCCAATCCAATCTTGAAAGTAATAAAATCATTAGCAAAGAAGAATTAGATTCTTTGGAAATAATTGGTAAAGAAGGAGAATACAGCTTCAAAGGTGATCCCCAGAAGTTTAAATTATATGCAGAAGCGGAGCGCATAAATTCAGCTTATCAGTTTGATCCTCTTTTTGCTGTAAATTGCAGTATTATAGATCCATTGCCTCATCAGGTTGAAGCTGTATATAAATACCTGTTACCATTGCCTAAAATAAGATTTCTTCTGGCAGATGATACTGGAGCCGGCAAAACAATAATGACAGGATTATTGATCAAGGAATTGATGTTAAGGAAAATGCTGGAAAGGATTTTGATAATTACACCTGGTGGACTCACGAAGCAGTGGCAGGAAGATGAGATGGCTTTAAAATTTAATATCAATTTCAAACTTGTCAATAGAGCTGCCTATCAAGCAGATCCAAGTATATTTGTAACTTCTAACAGGCTGATCACTTCCATTGATTTCATTAGAAATGATGATATAATGAACACGATCAAAGAAACAAGCTGGGATATGATAGTTGTGGATGAAGCACACAAGTTAAGTGCCTTTAATTATGGCAATAAAAGATACCGCAGTAAACGTTATCAGGTGATGGAGGAACTCTCCAGCCAATGTGATCATCTTCTTTTATTAACCGCAACACCTCATAGAGGAAGAAAAGACACATTCAAAAATTTGCTGCAATTATTAGATGAAGATATCTTTGCATCAGATGATTTAGTAACTGCCAGAGTAAAAAAGATCAGCAAAGATGGAGTAAACCGTTTTTTTATCAGAAGATTAAAGGAAGAAATGAAAGATTGGGAAGGTAACCCACTTTTTAAGCCAAGGCACACTAAGACTACAATGTATGAATTGACACCAGATGAAAAGAACCTTTATGATAAAGTAACTGAGTATCTATCCAGAAAGCGGCGTGAAGCAAGCGCAGAATCAAATATTCATGTAAGCCTGGCATTAATGGTAATGCAAAGACGGCTAACGAGTTCAATTTATGCAGTAATGAAAACCCTTAAGCATCGTTATACTGCCTTAAATGGATTATTAGAAGAACTTGCCAAAAACCCTGGATTATGGTCTCAAAAACAGAAGATTGATATTACAATGGAGACTTTAGATGATTTTAATGAGCTTGATGATGATGAGCGAGAGTCATTGGAGGCAATTTTCGCTGATCCACGAAAATTTAAAATGTTCACTACCGCCAAAAACATTGATGAAATAAAAGAAGAAGCATCTCAGGTTAAATACCTATTCGAACTTGCAGAAGAATTGTATAATAGCAAAAGGGAAGAACAGAAATTAAAGAAACTACGCGAACTATTCAGATCAGAAGGTATTCTGGATAGAAACGAGAAAATCGTAATCTTCACTGAGCACAAAGATACTCTGGAATATTTGCAGGACAGGCTGTTAAACAGTGGCTACACGGTAGTATGTATTCATGGCGGCATGACCGTGGATGAAAGAAGAGAAGCACAAAACAGTTTTGCCCGGGATTCTCAGATACTCTTAGCAACCGATGCAGCAGGCGAAGGTATTAATTTGCAGTTTTGTCGTTTAATGATTAACTGGGATATACCCTGGAATCCCAATCGTCTTGAGCAAAGAATGGGGCGTATTCACCGCTATGGACAAAAGCAGGATGTTCTGGTTTTCAATTTAGTAGCCCAAAATACCAGAGAAGGCAGTGTATTAAAGAAGTTGTTATTTAAACTTGATATGATCAGGGAACAGCTTGGAGATGACCGTGTTTATGATGTGATATCAGATATTTTTGAGAATGTAAGCATGGAGGACATCTTCAATACTACTTTCAATGGAGAAAACACCGAATATAGTGAAGCTATTGAAGAAGAATTTACAGAAGCTAATATCAAGGAAAAAATAGAAGAAAAGAAAAAAGAACTTGGATTTTCCGAAGTTGATTACAGTGATGCCCGTCATTTAAAGGAAGATTCAGATGAGAATAGACTTCAACCTATATATATCAAGCTCTTTTTTGAAAAAGCTTTTGCTGCTTTGGGAGGTAAATACTCAGAAGTTAGGGAGTCTATTTATCGTATTGAAGAGATGCCATTGGAAATAAGAGAAGAATTGAAAATTTCCTATAACATCCATGTTGATCTTAAGCAGGTTCTATTCTGTTTCGATAAGAATGTTTTTCTGGAGTATCAGAGCTTGAAGGATATTGGAACAGCGCATTACATTAACCCTGGAAATCCCGTTTTTGATACTTTGATCAAAGTGATAAGAAATAAATTCAGGGATGAAATGATCAAAGGTACAATATTAATTTCTCCAGATGATAAAAAGAACTATTTTGCTTATTATGTAAAAAGTCAGATTTCTGATAAACGCAGACAGGGAAGTGAGGAATCGGTTGCGGATGAAAGATTATTTATTGTCTATGGGAATTCAAAAGATAATCTTGAAATTACATCTCCAGCAAAATTTCTTGATTTGCAGGAACCAAGCGTATATGCCAAGTCAATCGCTGCCCCTCAATCAGAATCTACAGAAAAGATAGAAGAATGGTGCTTTAATAATTATACTTTGAAGCAGTATGATAAGGTAAAAACAATTGTTGGAAATGACGCAATTCAAAGAAAGGAATACCTGCGGGAGGCTTTTGAAAATATTATTATTGATCTTACCGGAGAATTAAATGACTTAAACAGCAAAATCCTGTTTGGAGACCCCAACGTTGAAGAAAAGATCAGAAGAAAACAGCAAAGGATCATTGAATTAGGGGAAAAGCGGCAGAAACGTCTAAACCAGATTGAATTAATGCAGCAATTGAACATGAAGAAACCAGAAGTACTCGGTTGCGCATACATTGTACCACTCACGCAACTGGAATATAAAAATCATTATGGCATGAGCCGTGATGATGAAGTAGAAGAAATTGCCATGCAAATTGCTATGCAATTTGAAATTGAAAATGGATGGAAACCTGAGGATGTTTCCAGTGAAAATGCTGGCTATGATATCCGCAGCCTAAATGAATATGAAATTAAACGCTACATTGAGGTGAAAGGAAGAAGTTTTAGCGGAGCGGTTATGCTTTCCGAAAACGAATGGAACCGGCTCAGTCAATTAGGAAACAGTGCCTGGTTATATATAGTGATAAATTGTAAGAGTAAACCAGAGCTATACAGAATTCAAAATCCTGGTCAGAAATTGATTTTTGATTTGCGTTCAAAAGGCGTGCAGTATTATCTGGCAGAAAGAGAATGGCAGGCAGGAGCTTTGCCCCAGGGGTCATAA